A DNA window from Argopecten irradians isolate NY chromosome 10, Ai_NY, whole genome shotgun sequence contains the following coding sequences:
- the LOC138333510 gene encoding neurotrimin-like isoform X1: MLTSVCIFAVVTILVLKTKHTSADNAIESSVISKKPTDEVRFVCRRRSDGEERLFWKSVKQSGTNVIQNLCKDDSTDLIDARKRCIDESYGFDLIITRVNNDDEGRYECIAGSKMEIIEAYDLKIEREAYIPETAYTKDVIIWEGGTVKLWCNASGYPVPDIGWQIVQMESNGRESVHDIGIQGQLLKIQNVSRHCDDWYRCTASNKLSRIPVSRDIKIHVNFGAMADLDVYSGDQCGTDTDDLGEKLRVNNSGSYYIEKKEGDEVSLVCSGSGSPNATIDWFIYQGDILIKISTLGLGNQIVNTNEIGSFVPSICLSLFQDERRFKLKFRIFDDKFAKYICRASNEYGVDETTITIKKTP, encoded by the exons ATGTTAACAAG TGTATGTATCTTCGCTGTGGTAACGATATTAGTTTTGAAGACGAAACATACATCAGCTGATAATGCGATTGAGT CATCAGTAATTAGCAAAAAACCAACAGACGAAGTGAGATTTGTTTGTAGACGACGGAGTGATGGGGAG gAGCGCTTGTTCTGGAAATCTGTAAAACAGTCTGGAACAAATGTGATTCAAAATTTATGCAAGGATGACAGCACGGATCTGATCGACGCGAGGAAGAGATGTATAGATGAAAGTTATGGATTTGATCTTATAATCACAAGAGTAAATAACGACGATGAAGGCAGATATGAATGCATCGCTGGATCAAAAATGGAGATTATTGAAGCATATGATTTGAAAATAGAAA GAGAAGCCTATATTCCGGAGACAGCCTATACCAAAGATGTTATTATCTGGGAAGGTGGTACAGTCAAACTGTGGTGTAACGCATCAGGCTACCCGGTACCAGACATCGGATGGCAGATTGTACAAATGGAATCAAATGGCAGAGAATCAGTACATGATATCG GTATACAAGGACAGTTGTTAAAGATCCAGAACGTATCACGTCATTGTGATGACTGGTATAGATGTACTGCTTCCAACAAGCTCTCGCGGATCCCAGTCAGCCGtgatatcaaaatacatgtaaact ttgGTGCCATGGCTGACCTCGATGTATACAGCGGTGACCAATGTGGGACAGATACAGATGATCTCGGGGAGAAACTCCGAGTAAACAACTCCGGAAGTTATTACATTGAGAAGAAAGAAGGAGATGAAGTTTCTCTGGTGTGCAGTGGTTCTGGATCTCCTAATGCTACCATAGACTGGTTCATATATCAGGGGGATATTCTGATAAAGATATCAACACTGGGACTTGGAAATCAAATCGTTAATACCAACGAAATCGGATCCTTTGTTCCTTCAATCTGTCTATCGCTATTCCAGGATGAGCGGAgatttaaacttaaatttagAATTTTCGACgataaatttgcaaaatatATTTGTAGAGCCTCAAATGAATACGGCGTCGATGAAACGACAATTACAATAAAGAAAACGCCTTGA
- the LOC138333510 gene encoding cell adhesion molecule-related/down-regulated by oncogenes-like isoform X2 — translation MLTSVCIFAVVTILVLKTKHTSADNAIESSVISKKPTDEVRFVCRRRSDGEERLFWKSVKQSGTNVIQNLCKDDSTDLIDARKRCIDESYGFDLIITRVNNDDEGRYECIAGSKMEIIEAYDLKIEREAYIPETAYTKDVIIWEGGTVKLWCNASGYPVPDIGWQIVQMESNGRESVHDIVGAMADLDVYSGDQCGTDTDDLGEKLRVNNSGSYYIEKKEGDEVSLVCSGSGSPNATIDWFIYQGDILIKISTLGLGNQIVNTNEIGSFVPSICLSLFQDERRFKLKFRIFDDKFAKYICRASNEYGVDETTITIKKTP, via the exons ATGTTAACAAG TGTATGTATCTTCGCTGTGGTAACGATATTAGTTTTGAAGACGAAACATACATCAGCTGATAATGCGATTGAGT CATCAGTAATTAGCAAAAAACCAACAGACGAAGTGAGATTTGTTTGTAGACGACGGAGTGATGGGGAG gAGCGCTTGTTCTGGAAATCTGTAAAACAGTCTGGAACAAATGTGATTCAAAATTTATGCAAGGATGACAGCACGGATCTGATCGACGCGAGGAAGAGATGTATAGATGAAAGTTATGGATTTGATCTTATAATCACAAGAGTAAATAACGACGATGAAGGCAGATATGAATGCATCGCTGGATCAAAAATGGAGATTATTGAAGCATATGATTTGAAAATAGAAA GAGAAGCCTATATTCCGGAGACAGCCTATACCAAAGATGTTATTATCTGGGAAGGTGGTACAGTCAAACTGTGGTGTAACGCATCAGGCTACCCGGTACCAGACATCGGATGGCAGATTGTACAAATGGAATCAAATGGCAGAGAATCAGTACATGATATCG ttgGTGCCATGGCTGACCTCGATGTATACAGCGGTGACCAATGTGGGACAGATACAGATGATCTCGGGGAGAAACTCCGAGTAAACAACTCCGGAAGTTATTACATTGAGAAGAAAGAAGGAGATGAAGTTTCTCTGGTGTGCAGTGGTTCTGGATCTCCTAATGCTACCATAGACTGGTTCATATATCAGGGGGATATTCTGATAAAGATATCAACACTGGGACTTGGAAATCAAATCGTTAATACCAACGAAATCGGATCCTTTGTTCCTTCAATCTGTCTATCGCTATTCCAGGATGAGCGGAgatttaaacttaaatttagAATTTTCGACgataaatttgcaaaatatATTTGTAGAGCCTCAAATGAATACGGCGTCGATGAAACGACAATTACAATAAAGAAAACGCCTTGA
- the LOC138333511 gene encoding neuronal growth regulator 1-like — MLKSVYVLLAVMTLLTKTVARRTNSDVKLISAKPTEQVRFDCRKRSEDEVLLWRIITKTGSKVERKKCADAGEDPIDVRKKCVDERYGYDLIITRINDDDEGIYECTAAIQKEVLEVYDLRIEREAFIPETAYSKDVTIREGGTAKLWCNASGYPVPNIKWQIVELDSNGRESVQDIGIQGKLLNIQNVSRHCDNWYRCVASNELSRNEASQNIRIRVNFGAMADFDVYSDDRDDQCGDTVDDLGEKLGVNTSRSYYIEKKQGVRLSLVCSGSGSPNATIEWFRYQGGNRIKISTLGLGNQIVDTKQIGSFVSAICPSLFQDERRFKISFVVLDDKFTKYVCRASNEYGVDEMTITIKKRP, encoded by the exons ATGCTTAAAAG TGTGTACGTCCTCCTAGCGGTAATGACATTGTTGACAAAGACGGTTGCTAGGAGGACCAATAGTGATG TTAAATTGATCAGTGCAAAACCAACAGAACAAGTGAGGTTTGACTGCAGGAAACGGAGCGAGGATGAG GTTTTGCTATGGAGAATTATAACAAAGACTGGGTCAAAGGTCGAACGAAAGAAATGCGCTGACGCTGGTGAGGACCCAATCGACGTTAGGAAGAAATGTGTAGACGAACGTTACGGGTATGACCTCATTATAACACGAATCAATGATGATGACGAAGGTATCTACGAGTGTACTGCGGCTATACAAAAAGAAGTCCTCGAAGTGTATGATTTAAGAATAGAAA GGGAAGCTTTTATTCCGGAGACAGCTTACTCTAAAGATGTTACCATCCGCGAAGGCGGTACAGCCAAACTGTGGTGTAACGCATCAGGCTACCCGGTACCAAACATCAAATGGCAGATTGTAGAATTGGATTCAAATGGACGGGAATCCGTTCAGGACATAG GAATTCAGGGGAAGCTACTCAACATCCAGAACGTTTCGCGTCATTGTGATAACTGGTACAGATGCGTTGCTTCCAACGAACTCTCACGGAACGAGGCCAGTCAGAATATCAGGATTCGCGTTAACT TTGGCGCCATGGCTGACTTTGACGTATACAGTGATGATCGTGATGATCAGTGTGGGGACACAGTGGACGATCTTGGGGAGAAACTCGGGGTAAACACCTCGAGAAGCTATTACATTGAGAAGAAACAAGGAGTACGACTTTCTCTGGTGTGTAGTGGTTCGGGATCTCCTAATGCCACTATTGAGTGGTTCAGATATCAGGGAGGTAATCGGATAAAGATATCAACACTGGGACTTGGCAATCAAATTGTTGATACAAAACAAATCGGATCCTTTGTTTCTGCAATCTGTCCGTCGCTATTCCAGGACGAGCGGagatttaaaatttcatttgttgTTTTAGACGATAAATTTACGAAATATGTCTGTAGAGCCTCAAATGAATACGGCGTCGATGAAATGACAATTACAATAAAGAAAAGACCATGA